One Colius striatus isolate bColStr4 chromosome 8, bColStr4.1.hap1, whole genome shotgun sequence genomic region harbors:
- the LOC104562906 gene encoding lysosomal acid lipase/cholesteryl ester hydrolase isoform X3, with amino-acid sequence MFYERCQKPVVFLLHAFLGDATHWISNLPNNSLGFLLADAGFDVWMGNSRGNTWSLKHKTLKPCQKEFWRFSFDEMGKYDIPAELYFIMNKTGQKDVYYIGHSEGSTAGFIAFSTYPELAKRVKMFCGLGPVVTASYATSPLIKITDVPAPLLRLAFGCKGAFHQIEFLKGPATQFCTSLDKFCGHILSYIAGGTIKNLNTSRIDTYVGHSPAGTSVQNIIHWRQVIKAGQLQAFDYGSKENTKKYNQSSPPVYEIEKISMPIAVWSGGLDKFADPKDMAKLLPRISNLIYHEHFPHWGHLDFIWGLDATEKMYHKIIELLTKYF; translated from the exons ATGTTTTATGAACGTT gtCAAAAGCCTGTAGTCTTCCTACTGCATGCTTTTCTAGGAGATGCCACCCACTGGATTTCTAACCTGCCCAACAACAGCCTGGGCTTCCTCCTTGCAGATGCTGGCTTTGATGTCTGGATGGGAAACAGCCGAGGGAACACTTGGTCTTTAAAACACAAGACCCTTAAGCCCTGCCAGAAAGAGTTCTGGAGATTCAG CTTTGATGAAATGGGTAAATACGATATTCCCGCAGAGCTGTACTTCATCATGAATAAAACTGGACAGAAGGATGTATACTATATCGGCCACTCTGAAGGCTCAACAGCAG GCTTCATAGCTTTTTCTACGTATCCTGAGCTGGCTAAACGGGTGAAAATGTTCTGTGGTCTGGGCCCAGTAGTCACAGCTTCATATGCTACAAGCCCTCTGATTAAGATCACAGATGTTCCTGCACCACTGCTCAGG TTAGCATTTGGCTGCAAAGGAGCCTTCCACCAGATTGAATTTCTGAAAGGACCTGCGACACAGTTCTGTACAAGCCTGGATAAGTTTTGTGGTCATATACTCAGTTACATAGCTGGAGGCACCATAAAAAATCTGAACACA AGCCGAATAGACACATACGTAGGACATTCCCCTGCTGGAACATCAGTACAGAACATTATTCACTGGCGTCAG GTAATAAAGGCAGGCCAACTCCAGGCTTTTGACTATGGCTCTAAGGAAAACACGAAAAAATATAACCAG TCTTCTCCTCCTGTGTACGAGATAGAGAAGATAAGCATGCCAATTGCTGTTTGGAGTGGTGGACTTGACAAATTTGCAGATCCAAAAGACATGGCAAAGCTGCTTCCTCGGATTTCTAATCTCATTTACCATGAGCATTTTCCCCACTGGGGACATCTTGATTTCATCTGGGGCCTTGATGCAACTGAGAAAATGTATCACAAAATCATTGAACtactgacaaaatatttttga
- the LOC104562906 gene encoding lysosomal acid lipase/cholesteryl ester hydrolase isoform X2 encodes MWCLLLLVCSQGIVFSTGFTTPRTLNSDTSPHRKSRNPECFMNVSEIIRYHGYPSEEYQVTTEDGYILGVFRIPAGRNNKNTGQKPVVFLLHAFLGDATHWISNLPNNSLGFLLADAGFDVWMGNSRGNTWSLKHKTLKPCQKEFWRFSFDEMGKYDIPAELYFIMNKTGQKDVYYIGHSEGSTAGFIAFSTYPELAKRVKMFCGLGPVVTASYATSPLIKITDVPAPLLRLAFGCKGAFHQIEFLKGPATQFCTSLDKFCGHILSYIAGGTIKNLNTSRIDTYVGHSPAGTSVQNIIHWRQVIKAGQLQAFDYGSKENTKKYNQSSPPVYEIEKISMPIAVWSGGLDKFADPKDMAKLLPRISNLIYHEHFPHWGHLDFIWGLDATEKMYHKIIELLTKYF; translated from the exons aTGTGGTGTCTCCTCCTCCTGGTCTGCTCCCAAGGAATTGTCTTTTCAACAGGATTCACAACACCTCGCACTCTGAACTCAGACACAAGCCCACACAGGAAGAGTCGCAACCCTGAATGTTTTATGAACGTT AGTGAAATTATCAGATATCATGGATATCCCAGTGAGGAGTATCAAGTTACCACTGAGGATGGATACATTCTTGGTGTTTTCAGAATTCCAGCTGGAAGGAACAACAAAAATACAG gtCAAAAGCCTGTAGTCTTCCTACTGCATGCTTTTCTAGGAGATGCCACCCACTGGATTTCTAACCTGCCCAACAACAGCCTGGGCTTCCTCCTTGCAGATGCTGGCTTTGATGTCTGGATGGGAAACAGCCGAGGGAACACTTGGTCTTTAAAACACAAGACCCTTAAGCCCTGCCAGAAAGAGTTCTGGAGATTCAG CTTTGATGAAATGGGTAAATACGATATTCCCGCAGAGCTGTACTTCATCATGAATAAAACTGGACAGAAGGATGTATACTATATCGGCCACTCTGAAGGCTCAACAGCAG GCTTCATAGCTTTTTCTACGTATCCTGAGCTGGCTAAACGGGTGAAAATGTTCTGTGGTCTGGGCCCAGTAGTCACAGCTTCATATGCTACAAGCCCTCTGATTAAGATCACAGATGTTCCTGCACCACTGCTCAGG TTAGCATTTGGCTGCAAAGGAGCCTTCCACCAGATTGAATTTCTGAAAGGACCTGCGACACAGTTCTGTACAAGCCTGGATAAGTTTTGTGGTCATATACTCAGTTACATAGCTGGAGGCACCATAAAAAATCTGAACACA AGCCGAATAGACACATACGTAGGACATTCCCCTGCTGGAACATCAGTACAGAACATTATTCACTGGCGTCAG GTAATAAAGGCAGGCCAACTCCAGGCTTTTGACTATGGCTCTAAGGAAAACACGAAAAAATATAACCAG TCTTCTCCTCCTGTGTACGAGATAGAGAAGATAAGCATGCCAATTGCTGTTTGGAGTGGTGGACTTGACAAATTTGCAGATCCAAAAGACATGGCAAAGCTGCTTCCTCGGATTTCTAATCTCATTTACCATGAGCATTTTCCCCACTGGGGACATCTTGATTTCATCTGGGGCCTTGATGCAACTGAGAAAATGTATCACAAAATCATTGAACtactgacaaaatatttttga